Proteins encoded by one window of Elaeis guineensis isolate ETL-2024a chromosome 12, EG11, whole genome shotgun sequence:
- the LOC105055510 gene encoding uncharacterized protein yields MMSPSLGVSFPNLTIIVLFRCKSCPQLPPLGLLPHLKSLSISEAEAIKTIGPEFLGPRASSAATSFPNLEELRFEQMSNWEEWSFGIVEGVGEERRGAPKLLPRLMKLQLYRCPKLRALPPLGLLPQLKYLYIRGARAIKTIGPEFLGLHASSATTSFPKLEELEFTRMSNWEEWSFGMVEGVGEETTGAPKLLPRLTKLKLEYCPALRALPPLGLLPQLKSLCIREARAIKTIGPEFLGPRASSAATSFPKLEELQFIGMSNWEEWSFGMVEGVGEERRGALKLLPRLMKLKVERCPKLRALPPLGLLPELKSLIIFDAYAIKTIGPEFLRPRASSAATSFPKLEELHFYSMKNWEEWSFGMVEGVGEERRGAPKLLPCLKKLKLLECPKLRALPPLGLLPQLKLLRISGAGAIKTIGPEFFGPRASSAATSFPNLEELYLCNMSNWEEWSFGMVEGVGEETTGAPKLLPRLTELKLEYCPALRALPPLGLLPHLKSLSICGAEAIKTIGPEFFGPRASSGATSFPKLEVLFFYDMANWEEWSFGMVEGVGEERRGAPKLLPRLTKLELSSCPKLRALPEGLRHATNLQELNIYGAANLKEISNLPSLKYLSNCPRLEHVKNLDKLQL; encoded by the coding sequence ATGATGTCACCTTCCTTGGGTGTCTCCTTTCCTAACCTGACGATAATAGTGCTCTTTCGTTGTAAATCATGTCCGCAGCTTCCTCCATTGGGCCTGTTGCCCCACCTGAAATCCCTTTCCATTTCTGAAGCAGAGGCTATCAAAACCATCGGACCTGAATTTCTTGGCCCCCGTGCATCGTCAGCAGCGACTTCATTTCCCAACCTTGAAGAGCTGCGATTTGAACAGATGTCCAACTGGGAAGAATGGTCGTTTGGTATAGTGGAGGGGGTTggtgaagaaagaagaggagccCCCAAGTTGCTGCCTCGTCTCATGAAATTGCAGCTCTATAGATGTCCCAAGCTGAGAGCTCTTCCTCCACTGGGCCTGTTGCCCCAGTTGAAATATCTTTATATTAGGGGAGCACGTGCAATTAAAACCATCGGACCTGAATTTCTTGGCCTCCATGCATCGTCAGCAACGACTTCATTTCCCAAGCTCGAAGAGCTGGAATTTACAAGGATGTCCAACTGGGAAGAATGGTCGTTTGGTATGGTGGAGGGGGTTGGTGAAGAAACAACAGGAGCCCCCAAGTTGCTGCCTCGTCTAACGAAGTTGAAACTTGAATATTGTCCCGCGCTGAGAGCTCTTCCTCCACTAGGCCTGTTGCCCCAACTGAAATCCCTTTGCATTCGCGAAGCACGTGCAATCAAAACCATCGGACCTGAATTTCTTGGCCCCCGTGCATCGTCAGCAGCGACTTCATTTCCCAAGCTTGAAGAGCTACAATTTATTGGGATGTCCAACTGGGAAGAATGGTCGTTTGGTATGGTGGAGGGGGTTggtgaagaaagaagaggagccCTCAAGTTGCTGCCTCGTCTCATGAAGTTGAAGGTTGAGCGGTGTCCCAAGCTGAGAGCTCTTCCTCCACTAGGCCTGTTGCCCGAGCTGAAATCCCTTATTATTTTTGACGCATATGCAATCAAAACCATCGGACCTGAATTTCTTCGCCCCCGTGCATCGTCAGCAGCGACTTCATTTCCCAAGCTTGAAGAGCTGCATTTTTATTCGATGAAGAATTGGGAAGAATGGTCGTTTGGTATGGTGGAGGGGGTTggtgaagaaagaagaggagccCCCAAGTTGCTGCCTTGTCTCAAGAAGTTGAAACTTTTGGAATGTCCCAAGCTGAGAGCTCTTCCTCCACTAGGCCTACTGCCGCAATTGAAACTCCTTCGAATTTCAGGAGCAGGTGCAATCAAAACCATCGGACCTGAATTTTTTGGCCCCCGTGCATCGTCAGCAGCGACTTCATTTCCCAACCTTGAAGAGCTGTATCTTTGTAATATGTCCAACTGGGAAGAATGGTCGTTTGGTATGGTGGAGGGGGTTGGTGAAGAAACAACAGGAGCCCCCAAGTTGCTGCCTCGTCTAACGGAGTTGAAACTTGAATATTGTCCCGCGCTGAGAGCTCTTCCTCCACTAGGCCTGTTGCCCCACCTGAAATCCCTTTCCATTTGTGGAGCAGAAGCTATCAAAACCATCGGACCTGAATTTTTTGGCCCCCGTGCATCGTCAGGAGCGACTTCATTTCCCAAGCTTGAAGTGCTGTTTTTTTACGATATGGCCAACTGGGAAGAATGGTCGTTTGGTATGGTGGAGGGGGTTggtgaagaaagaagaggagccCCCAAGTTGCTGCCTCGTCTAACGAAGTTGGAACTTTCATCATGCCCCAAGCTGAGAGCTCTCCCAGAAGGCCTACGGCATGCCACCAATTTACAGGAATTGAATATCTATGGAGCCGCCAACCTAAAAGAAATCAGCAACCTTCCCTCATTGAAATATCTAAGCAATTGTCCAAGGTTGGAGCACGTGAAGAATCTTGATAAGTTGCAATTGTAA